The following are encoded together in the Planctobacterium marinum genome:
- a CDS encoding YciI family protein, with protein MKYLLMIYANETWEQAQPQGWDDALVSRYIAVAEDLQKQGVYLDGRRLAPVETATSVQVRNGETLISDGPFAETKEQLGGFFLVDCRDLDHATEVAAMIPSAEYGTVEVRPLFYQD; from the coding sequence ATGAAATACTTGCTAATGATTTATGCCAACGAAACTTGGGAGCAGGCGCAACCACAAGGCTGGGATGACGCCTTGGTTAGCCGCTATATCGCCGTCGCTGAAGATCTGCAAAAACAAGGAGTGTATCTTGATGGACGCAGGCTGGCCCCCGTCGAGACCGCCACCAGTGTGCAAGTGCGCAACGGGGAAACGCTGATCTCCGATGGGCCGTTTGCAGAGACCAAGGAACAACTTGGCGGATTTTTCCTGGTGGATTGTCGCGACCTGGATCACGCCACAGAGGTAGCAGCCATGATCCCCAGTGCCGAATATGGCACGGTAGAAGTGCGCCCGTTATTTTATCAGGACTAA
- a CDS encoding response regulator, whose protein sequence is MAQLQRQIIYGLLLIGYLCYVPFTLANTELNTFELSHTSNVLPVEDLTYFQLESSELPNSRAQLMSWLNSLSALETPQAAEDRLVAATKLLNTTQHTRWFINPFSPVAETVSVYFYQKDGLQTGTSGLHHTSEIALQQGSYIDIPTGVTGTLLLVFDSDFYLAPVKVNLFSATEVDEKLKSKSVIQVLALGMLIALSVYNLFLYYASRAKAYLYFTLCSAVLAFAWANIIGIIKLFFLILPEYWLLPPFLISAAFSILFTRDFLDLNSISSRLDSTLMLFFWLCFVLVPITAFAPYSGILVVYATVSIVIITSIGAGIIGWRRGYHPSRFFVFAYCAFAIQSILWTLAFLLPEIHIAVSINFIGLLSSTTGCILLSLALAAKVSLITGENRRLASSLEQKVYERTEALAEANVALEHLISELQEASSAKSHFLANMSHEIRTPLTAIIGYAEGILQGDINRDEQERVLRVIAENGNHLLHIISDILDISKIEADKLEYEMQPCSVLEVLAQVEGVMAKRARDKGLDFALHYHFPLPSEVVTDPYRFRQILLNLSNNAIKFTELGSVTVNVAWLENKLSVSVEDTGVGMSEEKLAAVFDPFEQGGASIARQFGGTGLGLSISRRLAQGLGGDISAKSIPGKGSGFTVNIAAPPTATSEMLHTIAAIDDSVVASPQDTSDVPDFSGAKVLLVDDHPNNRDLIKIILNRMNVTVVEAEDGDIALQKVLEQEYDLILMDIQMPRMKGDEATEQLRSYGYELPIIALTANNMKHEIESYLSKGFNDHLAKPIVRQDFIATLSKYLNAKGSTESLFSNDEMLGLVRDYHADLLQQAVDLEHCWSAGDLQKAEEIAHRIKGAAGSFGFGLLGDKFALLEQLLKEQEQEKAQTTYIEAMSLTNLICNVSSVDIPRGVVSCDMDIELLLSELQNFINRLKDELEQIFSCLARGENNIARLYLNRILPKASKLGWTRLQEELQELLSLVQKPTSEAAQFSVIEKAIWLEVDHLKSDLANHHF, encoded by the coding sequence TTGGCTCAACTTCAACGTCAAATCATTTATGGATTGCTGCTTATTGGCTACCTCTGCTATGTGCCGTTCACTTTGGCAAACACAGAACTGAACACCTTTGAGTTGAGCCACACTTCTAATGTGTTACCCGTGGAAGACCTGACTTACTTCCAACTGGAATCATCTGAATTACCCAACTCCCGGGCGCAGCTAATGAGCTGGTTAAACAGCCTGTCCGCACTTGAAACGCCTCAGGCGGCTGAAGATCGTCTGGTGGCAGCAACAAAACTATTAAACACGACACAACACACCCGTTGGTTTATTAATCCTTTTAGCCCAGTGGCAGAGACTGTGTCTGTGTACTTTTACCAAAAAGACGGTCTACAGACGGGAACGAGTGGATTGCACCACACCTCTGAAATTGCTCTACAACAAGGCAGCTACATTGATATTCCAACAGGTGTGACAGGGACTTTGTTATTGGTTTTCGATAGCGATTTTTATTTGGCACCGGTTAAAGTTAATCTGTTTAGCGCAACAGAAGTGGATGAAAAACTAAAAAGTAAATCAGTAATCCAGGTATTAGCTTTGGGTATGTTGATTGCCTTAAGCGTCTACAATCTGTTTTTGTATTATGCCAGTCGAGCCAAAGCCTATCTGTATTTTACCCTTTGTTCCGCAGTGCTGGCTTTTGCGTGGGCTAATATTATCGGCATCATCAAGCTCTTTTTTCTGATATTGCCAGAGTATTGGCTTTTACCTCCCTTTTTAATCAGTGCGGCATTTTCGATTTTATTCACTCGCGACTTTCTTGATTTGAATAGTATTTCAAGTCGACTAGACAGTACCCTGATGCTGTTTTTCTGGCTCTGTTTCGTCTTAGTACCCATCACCGCTTTCGCGCCCTACTCAGGCATACTGGTGGTTTACGCCACAGTTTCCATAGTGATTATCACCAGTATTGGTGCTGGTATCATCGGCTGGCGACGGGGTTATCATCCATCGCGCTTCTTTGTTTTCGCCTATTGTGCCTTTGCCATCCAATCAATATTGTGGACATTGGCATTTCTGTTACCTGAAATCCATATCGCGGTAAGCATCAATTTTATCGGCCTGCTATCCAGTACAACGGGCTGTATTTTACTGTCTCTGGCCCTGGCGGCTAAAGTGAGTCTGATAACCGGTGAAAATCGACGCCTGGCCAGTAGTCTTGAACAAAAAGTCTATGAGCGCACCGAGGCGTTGGCCGAAGCCAATGTTGCGCTTGAGCATCTCATCAGTGAGCTGCAGGAAGCCAGTAGTGCCAAAAGTCACTTCCTTGCCAATATGAGCCACGAAATCAGAACGCCTTTAACAGCAATCATTGGCTACGCTGAAGGCATATTACAAGGCGATATCAACCGCGATGAGCAAGAAAGAGTGCTCAGGGTCATCGCTGAGAATGGTAACCATCTACTGCACATTATTAGTGACATTCTGGACATCAGTAAAATCGAGGCGGATAAACTCGAATATGAGATGCAACCTTGCTCCGTGCTTGAGGTATTAGCGCAAGTTGAGGGAGTCATGGCTAAACGCGCCAGAGACAAAGGTCTGGACTTTGCCCTGCACTATCATTTTCCATTGCCCTCTGAAGTGGTCACCGATCCTTACCGATTCCGTCAAATCTTACTCAACTTGAGCAATAACGCCATCAAGTTTACCGAATTGGGGAGCGTTACCGTCAATGTCGCATGGTTAGAAAACAAACTCTCAGTCAGTGTTGAGGACACCGGTGTGGGCATGTCTGAGGAAAAGCTTGCCGCCGTTTTTGATCCCTTTGAGCAAGGCGGCGCCTCCATCGCACGTCAATTTGGTGGAACGGGACTAGGGCTCAGTATTTCCCGCCGCCTGGCCCAAGGATTAGGAGGGGATATATCGGCTAAAAGTATCCCCGGAAAAGGCTCCGGTTTTACCGTCAATATTGCCGCTCCCCCAACGGCAACCAGTGAGATGCTGCATACTATCGCAGCGATAGACGATTCTGTGGTAGCGTCCCCTCAGGACACTTCTGATGTACCGGATTTTTCTGGTGCCAAAGTACTATTAGTAGACGATCACCCCAATAACCGCGATTTGATCAAAATAATACTGAATCGCATGAATGTTACCGTCGTTGAAGCAGAAGATGGTGATATTGCCTTGCAAAAAGTACTAGAACAGGAATACGATCTCATTCTGATGGATATACAAATGCCAAGAATGAAGGGAGACGAAGCGACTGAACAGTTGCGTAGCTATGGCTATGAACTGCCGATTATTGCGTTAACGGCAAACAATATGAAACATGAAATTGAGTCGTATCTGAGCAAAGGTTTTAATGATCATCTGGCCAAACCCATTGTCAGACAGGACTTTATTGCCACACTCAGTAAATATCTGAACGCCAAAGGGAGTACAGAAAGTTTGTTTTCCAACGATGAAATGCTCGGCTTAGTGCGAGATTATCATGCTGATCTGCTACAACAGGCGGTTGATTTAGAGCACTGTTGGTCTGCCGGGGATTTACAAAAAGCGGAAGAAATTGCCCATCGCATAAAAGGTGCCGCGGGCTCTTTTGGTTTCGGCTTGTTAGGCGATAAATTCGCACTTTTAGAACAATTACTTAAAGAACAAGAACAGGAAAAAGCACAAACAACCTATATCGAGGCGATGTCTTTAACCAATCTGATTTGCAATGTATCAAGTGTGGATATTCCCCGAGGTGTTGTGAGTTGTGATATGGACATAGAATTATTGCTGTCAGAACTACAAAATTTCATCAATCGACTCAAAGATGAATTGGAGCAGATTTTCTCCTGTCTTGCTCGTGGCGAGAACAATATTGCTCGCCTTTACCTGAATAGAATACTTCCTAAAGCCTCTAAACTCGGCTGGACTCGGCTGCAAGAGGAGCTGCAAGAACTCTTGAGTCTGGTACAAAAACCCACAAGTGAGGCAGCGCAATTCAGCGTCATCGAAAAAGCTATATGGCTTGAGGTAGATCACCTGAAATCTGATTTGGCAAATCATCACTTTTAA
- a CDS encoding CaiB/BaiF CoA transferase family protein, translating to MNKDTTNQYIRPLEGIRVIEFGQLLAGPFAGCILGYFGAEVIKIEPPEGGDPIRGWREVENGTSFWWRSIGRNKKSVTLDLKQQAGRDIAKRLVQKADVVIENFRPGVMENWGLGPEEMKASNPGLVYARISGFGQTGPYSKKPGFASVCEGISGFRYLNGHPGDVPVRPNLSIGDTISGIHAALGIALAIIQRQKDPAHQGQVVDVALYESMFNLLEAVIPEYSGAGVVREASGTTVTGIVPTNTYTCQDGKHVVIGGNGDSIFKRLMQAAKREDLAQDPRLSSNAGRVEHEAEIDEVLAKWCATLPADSILNVLAEYRVPAGPIYNVEDMMQDRHFNERGLFETVEIDGKPLKIPAILPKLQDSPGKTDWPGGKVGQHNHQVLTELLALDESELSELMQTGALGSNPLMEKQQ from the coding sequence ATGAATAAAGACACAACAAACCAGTATATCAGACCGTTAGAAGGTATCAGGGTGATTGAGTTTGGGCAATTGCTCGCGGGCCCATTTGCAGGTTGTATTTTGGGCTATTTCGGTGCCGAAGTGATAAAAATTGAACCACCAGAGGGGGGGGATCCGATCCGTGGTTGGCGTGAGGTGGAAAATGGCACTTCGTTTTGGTGGCGTAGTATTGGTCGCAATAAAAAGTCAGTGACTTTGGATCTCAAACAACAGGCTGGCAGAGATATCGCTAAGCGGCTGGTGCAAAAAGCGGATGTGGTAATCGAAAATTTTCGGCCGGGTGTGATGGAGAATTGGGGGCTAGGTCCGGAGGAAATGAAAGCCAGCAATCCAGGGCTGGTTTATGCACGTATCTCAGGCTTTGGTCAAACCGGGCCTTACTCAAAAAAGCCGGGGTTTGCCTCTGTGTGCGAGGGTATTAGTGGTTTTCGCTATCTAAATGGTCACCCCGGAGATGTTCCTGTACGTCCCAATTTGAGTATCGGAGATACCATATCTGGTATCCATGCAGCGTTGGGAATCGCGCTGGCCATTATTCAGCGACAAAAAGATCCTGCCCACCAAGGGCAAGTGGTAGATGTGGCACTCTATGAGTCGATGTTTAATCTGCTGGAGGCGGTAATACCTGAGTATTCTGGTGCGGGTGTAGTACGTGAAGCATCTGGTACAACGGTTACCGGCATAGTGCCCACCAATACCTACACCTGTCAGGATGGCAAGCATGTGGTAATTGGCGGTAATGGCGATTCTATTTTCAAGCGACTGATGCAGGCTGCAAAGCGCGAAGATTTAGCACAGGATCCCAGGCTTAGTAGCAACGCAGGACGAGTTGAGCACGAAGCTGAAATTGATGAAGTATTGGCTAAATGGTGTGCTACCTTGCCTGCCGATTCCATATTGAATGTGCTGGCAGAATATCGAGTACCCGCTGGCCCCATATATAACGTTGAAGATATGATGCAAGATCGCCATTTTAACGAGCGCGGTTTATTCGAAACCGTCGAAATCGATGGCAAACCGTTAAAAATACCCGCTATTTTACCCAAATTACAAGATTCCCCCGGAAAAACAGATTGGCCCGGTGGCAAGGTTGGCCAACACAATCATCAGGTTCTGACCGAGTTATTGGCATTAGATGAATCGGAACTGAGCGAATTAATGCAAACCGGGGCGTTAGGTTCTAACCCTCTTATGGAGAAGCAGCAATAG
- a CDS encoding RNA polymerase sigma factor has protein sequence MANNDTTTLSLEHLYRQYSQPILAYIMSLAQDLELAQEIWHETFLLAMQHWQTSPPENPPAWFKRTARNKFIDSYRHKKMATDKAVLIKALAVDDDIADEDMADIHYGDEQLKLIFTCCHPALDFDKQVALTLSIVAGLSTEQIAQALLLSQTTLEQRLTRAKRKIKQAAIPFVIPESRHLAERLNAVLKTLYLMFNAGVNQQSDPLDLAGNAMNLVKRLDSLLPYQAEVEGMLALMLFHQSRQSARYDSKHQIVPLSEQNRALWQASLIAEAERLLQRAMARQALGVYQIQAAIQGMHCHSTSWQSTDWAEIEALYRVHIALDNSPVVKLNSIYAISMSRNVAEAMRQLTVLEKSGALASYAPFYALQADLHQRAGDLKAAHASYLQAEAHSNHPQEQSHFCRQAEKIKQILAEQ, from the coding sequence GTGGCAAACAACGACACTACAACTCTCTCGCTAGAGCATCTATACCGCCAGTATTCGCAACCCATACTGGCTTATATCATGAGCTTGGCGCAGGATTTAGAGTTAGCTCAGGAAATCTGGCATGAGACGTTCTTATTGGCTATGCAACATTGGCAAACCAGCCCTCCTGAAAACCCGCCAGCCTGGTTCAAACGCACGGCACGCAACAAATTTATTGATAGTTACCGCCATAAAAAAATGGCAACGGATAAAGCCGTGCTAATCAAAGCTCTTGCCGTTGACGACGATATAGCCGATGAGGACATGGCAGACATCCACTATGGCGACGAGCAGTTGAAGCTGATATTTACTTGCTGTCATCCCGCATTGGATTTTGATAAACAGGTGGCACTGACCCTGAGTATTGTTGCAGGCTTGAGCACGGAACAAATAGCTCAGGCCCTGTTACTAAGCCAAACGACACTGGAACAGCGTCTTACCCGAGCCAAACGGAAAATAAAGCAGGCAGCAATTCCTTTTGTCATTCCAGAGTCCAGGCATCTTGCAGAGCGACTCAATGCTGTTTTAAAAACCCTTTACCTGATGTTTAATGCCGGAGTAAACCAACAGTCGGACCCACTTGATCTCGCCGGCAATGCCATGAACCTGGTGAAACGACTCGATAGCCTGTTACCTTACCAGGCCGAGGTAGAAGGCATGCTGGCCCTAATGTTATTCCACCAATCCCGGCAATCTGCCAGATACGACTCTAAGCACCAGATTGTACCACTCTCAGAACAAAACCGAGCTTTGTGGCAGGCTTCACTGATAGCAGAGGCCGAGCGGCTATTGCAACGGGCTATGGCTCGGCAAGCCCTCGGTGTATATCAAATACAAGCAGCCATACAAGGCATGCACTGTCACAGTACTTCGTGGCAAAGCACCGACTGGGCAGAAATTGAAGCTTTATACAGAGTACATATTGCCCTGGACAACTCCCCTGTCGTCAAACTCAATAGTATTTATGCCATCAGCATGTCCCGTAACGTTGCAGAGGCAATGAGACAATTGACTGTATTAGAAAAAAGCGGAGCCCTTGCCAGCTACGCACCCTTTTATGCATTGCAAGCCGACCTTCATCAACGGGCAGGTGATTTAAAGGCTGCTCACGCCAGTTATTTGCAAGCCGAAGCCCACAGTAATCACCCTCAAGAACAGTCCCATTTTTGCCGCCAGGCTGAAAAAATAAAACAAATCCTTGCAGAACAATAA
- a CDS encoding MGMT family protein — protein sequence MNPVYARIWQTTLQIPAGSVASYGQIADLSGLPGRARLVGKAMGLAPKTMQVPWFRVLRADGKIAFPAGSELAEKQKGQLQEEGVVVLNNRVKLREFQWQPDLSELLFKLSY from the coding sequence ATGAATCCAGTTTACGCCAGAATCTGGCAAACCACATTACAAATTCCCGCTGGTAGTGTCGCTAGCTACGGTCAGATTGCTGATCTTTCCGGTTTGCCGGGACGTGCCCGATTAGTGGGAAAAGCCATGGGATTGGCACCGAAAACGATGCAAGTACCGTGGTTTAGAGTGTTGCGTGCAGACGGTAAAATCGCTTTTCCTGCAGGTAGTGAGCTGGCGGAAAAGCAGAAAGGCCAACTGCAGGAAGAGGGCGTTGTGGTGCTGAACAACAGGGTGAAACTGCGAGAGTTTCAATGGCAACCGGATCTCAGTGAATTGCTATTTAAGCTGAGTTACTAG
- a CDS encoding tRNA-uridine aminocarboxypropyltransferase, with protein MTVKFCLVMPRSVCSTCQLPEKACICQLVAETKPMHYSGELHILQHPLEQNHSKNTARLVKQLLPQTIIWPGESESDFAYLKAKIAQEPQAWGCIYPAHDSAIQTGTNPPLPTTRLLFIDATWRKARKIWHLNPWLHSMPCYRLSNISDAQYRIRKNHADHQLSTLEAVACSLSSCTDVTPLLDLLHRFQLHFENIQPRHN; from the coding sequence TTGACTGTAAAATTCTGTCTGGTTATGCCACGAAGCGTCTGTTCAACCTGCCAACTGCCGGAAAAAGCCTGTATTTGCCAATTAGTGGCAGAAACCAAGCCAATGCACTATTCCGGTGAACTACACATCCTACAACACCCGCTGGAGCAGAACCACAGTAAAAACACGGCTCGCTTAGTAAAACAGCTTTTACCGCAAACTATAATTTGGCCGGGAGAATCGGAGTCTGACTTTGCTTATTTAAAAGCCAAAATAGCGCAGGAGCCACAAGCCTGGGGCTGTATTTATCCCGCCCATGACAGCGCAATACAAACAGGAACTAACCCGCCATTGCCCACCACCCGATTGCTCTTTATTGACGCCACGTGGCGCAAAGCCCGTAAAATCTGGCATCTTAACCCTTGGTTACACTCGATGCCATGTTACCGACTAAGCAACATTTCAGATGCACAATATCGTATTCGCAAAAATCATGCGGATCACCAACTATCCACTCTTGAGGCCGTTGCCTGCAGCTTAAGTAGCTGCACTGACGTAACACCGCTGTTAGATTTGCTACATCGATTCCAGCTACATTTCGAAAATATTCAACCGCGCCATAACTAA
- a CDS encoding multidrug effflux MFS transporter, which yields MDKQSLGKGEFIALFALLMSLTALTIDAMLPALPDITRDLRIENSNNVQLVISLFILGTVFGELLFGAFADAFGRKKTVVAGVAIYLCGTVIAIFATSLWLLLLGRVLQGFGISGSKIGSRALIRDLYKGEQMAQIMSVIMVLFILVPMMAPFLGQLVMLHFGWRAIFVAFLIFALVVVTWFVIRQPETLTLEKRIPLSFSNILNSLKLILRHRRVMSYCLVTGFTFGAMLVYLSTSQAMFEDFYDVVEDFPLYFALLAAGVGASALINSKIVVLYGMHRVSVWALLGIAAGSLLLLLVTWLNQGIPPMPLFLACFMLILFFMGFIFGNINAMSMEWLGGMAGIGNSIVGSLSSLTAVGLAVLVGRFYDGNAYPVALCFFIVALFSLWLLRYARRSPAISL from the coding sequence TTGGACAAACAATCCTTGGGTAAGGGCGAGTTTATTGCGCTCTTTGCTCTGTTGATGTCGTTGACGGCGTTAACCATAGATGCCATGTTGCCTGCGCTTCCTGATATAACGCGCGATTTACGCATCGAAAATAGTAACAACGTGCAGCTGGTGATTAGCTTGTTTATCCTGGGTACAGTGTTTGGCGAGCTACTATTTGGTGCATTTGCTGATGCCTTTGGGCGTAAGAAAACGGTGGTAGCGGGAGTAGCAATATACCTATGCGGGACAGTTATTGCGATTTTTGCCACGAGCCTTTGGCTGCTCTTGTTGGGAAGAGTGTTACAAGGTTTTGGTATTTCCGGTAGTAAAATTGGTTCTCGAGCTTTGATCAGAGATCTCTACAAAGGCGAGCAAATGGCTCAAATCATGTCGGTGATCATGGTGTTGTTCATCTTAGTGCCCATGATGGCGCCTTTTTTGGGCCAGCTGGTAATGCTGCACTTTGGCTGGCGTGCAATATTTGTGGCCTTTCTGATCTTCGCCCTGGTTGTGGTGACTTGGTTTGTTATCAGACAACCGGAAACATTGACACTGGAAAAGCGCATTCCATTGTCCTTCAGCAACATTCTTAATTCCCTGAAGTTGATACTGAGACATCGCAGGGTGATGTCCTATTGCCTGGTTACCGGATTTACGTTCGGTGCCATGCTGGTGTATTTGAGCACTTCACAAGCCATGTTCGAGGATTTTTACGATGTGGTTGAGGATTTCCCACTATACTTCGCCCTTTTAGCTGCGGGCGTAGGCGCCTCAGCACTGATAAACAGCAAAATCGTGGTGTTATATGGTATGCACCGCGTATCTGTATGGGCATTGTTGGGTATTGCCGCTGGTAGCTTATTACTGCTTTTGGTTACCTGGTTAAATCAAGGTATACCGCCTATGCCCCTGTTTTTAGCATGCTTCATGCTGATTTTATTCTTCATGGGATTCATTTTTGGCAACATCAATGCCATGTCTATGGAGTGGTTAGGGGGCATGGCAGGCATTGGTAACTCTATAGTGGGCTCGCTATCCAGCTTAACTGCTGTAGGCCTGGCGGTTTTAGTGGGACGTTTTTATGATGGCAATGCTTATCCGGTGGCTTTGTGCTTTTTTATCGTTGCGCTATTCAGTCTATGGCTTTTGAGATATGCGCGGCGCTCTCCGGCAATATCGCTGTAA
- a CDS encoding VOC family protein, whose translation MSNSFQPNHFSWSELMTTSPEQATEFYSGLFGWQFDVMDMGGDNYYVASQDGEKIAGIMAKPHQIIAPGWGQYVTVNDIQATAEQVEALGGKLLTPPTDIPGVGKFIVFQDPQGAPLSAIQYLEQ comes from the coding sequence ATGAGCAATTCATTTCAACCTAACCACTTTTCCTGGTCAGAATTAATGACCACCTCTCCCGAGCAAGCTACCGAATTTTACAGTGGCTTATTTGGCTGGCAATTTGATGTCATGGATATGGGCGGCGATAACTATTATGTCGCCTCTCAAGATGGCGAAAAGATTGCCGGTATCATGGCAAAGCCCCATCAAATAATAGCACCGGGTTGGGGTCAGTATGTGACGGTAAACGATATTCAGGCGACGGCAGAGCAGGTGGAAGCCTTAGGCGGTAAGCTACTTACGCCTCCAACTGACATACCAGGCGTAGGTAAATTTATCGTATTTCAAGATCCGCAAGGCGCGCCACTTTCTGCTATACAGTATCTAGAACAATAG
- a CDS encoding S-(hydroxymethyl)glutathione dehydrogenase/class III alcohol dehydrogenase produces MTNTIKSRAAVAWGPGKPMTIEEVDVMPPKAGEVLVRILASGVCHTDAFTLSGDDPEGIFPAILGHEGGGIVEQVGEGVTSVVPGDHVIPLYTPECGECKFCTSGKTNLCQKIRTTQGKGLMPDGTTRFSINGEPIYHYMGCSTFSEYTVLPEISLAKVNKAAPLEEVCLLGCGVTTGMGAVLNTAKVQEGDTVAIFGLGGIGLSAVIGAVMAKASRIIAIDINESKFELAKKLGATDCINPKNYDKPIQEVIVELTDGGVDFSFECIGNVDVMRSALECCHKGWGESVIIGVAGAGQEISTRPFQLVTGRVWRGTAFGGVKGRSQLPGIVEQYLAGEIPLNDFITHTLSLDEINKAFDLMHEGKSIRTVIHF; encoded by the coding sequence ATGACCAATACCATAAAATCTCGCGCTGCCGTAGCCTGGGGGCCGGGCAAGCCAATGACTATCGAAGAAGTTGACGTTATGCCGCCCAAAGCGGGTGAGGTATTGGTGCGCATTTTAGCCAGTGGCGTGTGTCATACTGATGCGTTTACGCTATCAGGTGATGATCCTGAGGGCATATTCCCCGCTATTTTAGGTCATGAGGGAGGCGGTATCGTTGAGCAAGTGGGCGAGGGCGTAACCAGTGTCGTGCCCGGTGACCATGTCATTCCACTGTACACGCCTGAGTGCGGTGAGTGTAAATTCTGCACTTCGGGTAAAACCAATTTATGCCAAAAGATCCGCACAACCCAGGGCAAGGGATTGATGCCAGATGGCACCACGCGCTTTTCCATCAATGGCGAACCCATCTATCACTACATGGGCTGCTCAACCTTTTCTGAATACACTGTTTTACCTGAAATTTCGCTGGCCAAAGTCAATAAGGCAGCGCCACTGGAAGAAGTATGCCTGTTGGGTTGCGGTGTTACCACAGGTATGGGGGCGGTACTCAATACTGCCAAGGTTCAGGAAGGGGACACTGTGGCAATCTTTGGTTTGGGCGGCATTGGGTTGTCGGCGGTTATTGGTGCGGTAATGGCTAAAGCCAGTCGCATCATCGCTATTGACATCAATGAGTCTAAGTTTGAACTGGCTAAAAAACTGGGCGCAACTGACTGTATCAATCCAAAAAATTACGACAAGCCCATTCAAGAGGTGATAGTGGAACTCACCGATGGTGGTGTGGACTTCTCCTTTGAGTGCATTGGCAACGTAGATGTAATGCGCAGTGCACTAGAGTGTTGTCATAAAGGTTGGGGCGAATCGGTGATCATCGGCGTTGCAGGGGCCGGACAAGAGATCTCCACCCGCCCATTTCAGTTGGTGACAGGCCGAGTGTGGCGAGGTACTGCTTTTGGTGGGGTGAAAGGTCGTTCGCAGTTACCCGGTATTGTGGAGCAATATTTGGCGGGGGAAATTCCGTTAAATGATTTTATTACTCACACACTTTCGCTGGATGAGATAAACAAAGCGTTTGACCTGATGCATGAAGGTAAGAGCATTCGCACGGTGATTCATTTTTAA
- the fghA gene encoding S-formylglutathione hydrolase, with product MKCLSETTVFGGTLSRYEHVAVATRCKMRFAIYQPPQALKGAKCPVVYWLSGLTCNEDNFMQKAGAQRIAAELGVILIAPDTSPRGESVPDVDYYDFGQGAGFYVNATQAPWNTHYRMYDYVAKELPELVQSYFPCNGRQSIMGHSMGGHGALVIGLRNQQQYCSISAFSPISNPMDCPWGIKAFTGYLGEDPADWCEYDAAYLLGQNGSELPILIDQGLADEFLEEQLKPENLWHVAEEKAVPLQYHGHESYDHSYYFIATFIEKHLLFHARHFGD from the coding sequence ATGAAGTGTCTTTCTGAAACCACAGTGTTTGGTGGAACCTTGTCTCGCTATGAGCATGTGGCCGTTGCCACTCGCTGTAAAATGCGTTTTGCTATCTATCAACCTCCTCAAGCGTTAAAGGGGGCGAAATGCCCGGTGGTTTATTGGCTGTCAGGACTTACCTGCAACGAAGATAATTTTATGCAAAAGGCGGGGGCTCAGCGCATCGCCGCTGAGCTTGGTGTGATATTGATAGCGCCAGACACCTCTCCCAGAGGTGAGTCGGTACCGGATGTGGATTACTATGATTTTGGTCAAGGCGCGGGCTTTTACGTGAATGCCACACAAGCACCGTGGAATACCCATTATCGTATGTATGATTATGTGGCCAAAGAACTTCCAGAACTGGTGCAATCGTACTTTCCTTGTAATGGTCGGCAAAGCATAATGGGCCATTCGATGGGCGGCCATGGAGCACTGGTTATCGGATTGCGCAATCAACAACAATATTGCAGTATCTCGGCATTTAGCCCCATATCTAACCCCATGGATTGCCCTTGGGGAATAAAAGCCTTCACTGGTTATTTGGGGGAAGACCCGGCTGATTGGTGTGAATATGATGCCGCCTACTTGCTTGGACAAAATGGCAGTGAACTCCCCATTTTGATTGACCAAGGGTTAGCTGACGAGTTTCTGGAAGAACAACTTAAACCAGAGAACTTATGGCACGTGGCGGAAGAAAAGGCTGTGCCGTTGCAGTATCATGGCCACGAGTCTTATGATCATAGCTATTATTTTATTGCCACATTCATTGAAAAACATTTGTTGTTTCATGCCCGGCATTTTGGCGACTAG